One segment of Terriglobia bacterium DNA contains the following:
- a CDS encoding GNAT family N-acetyltransferase, whose amino-acid sequence MTPTLQTPRLILRPLELADATQVQVLFPNWEIVRYLRKIVPWPYPPDGAHTYYREAVLPAVARGDEWAWTLRLKSIPDQLIGAISLFRSETDNRGFWLALPWHKQGLMTEACDAVTDYWFEVLKFPVLRVPKAIANTGSRRISEKQGMRVIAREDRDYVSGRLPSEIWEITAQEWSQRKKMSL is encoded by the coding sequence ATGACGCCCACTCTTCAAACCCCGCGCCTGATCCTGCGTCCGCTGGAACTGGCTGACGCCACGCAGGTGCAGGTGCTGTTCCCAAATTGGGAGATTGTTCGCTATCTAAGAAAAATCGTGCCTTGGCCTTATCCGCCCGATGGCGCTCACACCTATTATCGCGAGGCTGTCCTGCCTGCTGTCGCGCGGGGCGACGAATGGGCCTGGACTCTTCGGCTGAAATCCATTCCTGACCAACTGATCGGCGCAATTAGCCTGTTCCGGAGTGAAACCGATAACCGCGGCTTTTGGCTGGCACTTCCGTGGCATAAACAAGGATTGATGACCGAGGCCTGTGACGCAGTGACCGATTATTGGTTTGAAGTGCTCAAATTTCCGGTGTTGCGCGTTCCCAAGGCCATTGCCAATACCGGATCACGCCGTATATCGGAAAAACAAGGCATGCGCGTGATTGCCAGAGAAGACCGCGATTACGTCTCCGGCCGTTTGCCTTCAGAGATTTGGGAGATCACGGCCCAAGAATGGAGTCAGCGCAAAAAAATGTCATTATAG
- a CDS encoding NACHT domain-containing protein yields the protein MPTGISGLPGTDIESFATSVLSNLVANLMSAGLLQLGKIMVSGRTRGQNAASTLEKDWDLRTAVQKSSAQMARALQSADPTDTTKIKIFLTTSEVEVILRQVFACRLLAPEACPGVDEVGKVFAASFHLHTRINNPQLAADIWASLLSAAETAIKTAADKGILGAHETLSSLRHEKLISCVSDIQANLDLLTGKIPHLSAIMEFEEKYRAQVAERFHLISPPNFERNKRFPIAELYVDPTFSTDYEGGFQLSLETEDLLDRMHRAVILGNPGGGKTTFASKLVFDFSTTSRFQGRQVTPIVVVLRDFGVDQRDRGSSIIQFMISKCNAIYQLNPPPFALEYMLRNGRAMVIFDGIDELLETAQRQEVRDAVEAFCNLYPSAPTLVTSRQIGYEQAPLDPQRFDAFKLNEFGDEQVEDYVQKWFLVDDNLDEREKKELALAFLQESQSVPDLRSNPLMLGLMCSIYREENFIPANRPEVYKKCAMMLFERWDRSRRIKTTFSYEDDLSPLMAYLAHWIYADKKLQGGVTGNQLVGKAADYLRSRFATSEKARATAEEFIEFSKGRAWIFTDTGTSESGDSLYQFTHRTFLEYFTALFLFRTNPRPADLLGVLLPKITKREWDMVAQLAFHIQSRETEGAADALMKALIMFGAGPSPERVNTISFAARCLEFIRVAPDIAQALTNAAFDIYLAVRSQLLSAPPLPELKSSEEDPLEFLFGNLMRAQIAARESIAEALLNLFVQTISGQNEVQAAIGCEALFRIVASYRRATLIPRDHRPHTNAARAEVEEYWRAFRLKVFRICAPKIRELAMKYAFIARAAYMIGYMDLVYMLRDHGVGAIFEEQPSSFRQCYYTALGQRILFHFTEYDRELCRSLFSDEVEDLSQIGSALSAAPLPWANSASYARLIKSWGRGTYREPEVKVDFVPLNADALFGLFALAAAAAETLCQVSGQEVAFNAFKRLKLEERAPIMEVIVKWFSREPTDIEKLTENSRLSAQQIQIISDWLNHKVKLLSGESSQNSSSGEHGEEPTGESLEA from the coding sequence ATGCCAACTGGTATCAGCGGCTTGCCGGGCACTGATATCGAGTCTTTTGCGACAAGCGTACTCTCAAACCTAGTCGCGAACTTGATGAGCGCTGGCCTGCTGCAACTGGGAAAAATCATGGTTAGCGGTCGCACTCGGGGACAAAATGCTGCTTCGACACTTGAAAAGGATTGGGACTTGCGAACCGCCGTTCAAAAATCCTCGGCACAAATGGCGCGTGCACTCCAATCTGCTGATCCCACTGATACTACCAAAATCAAGATTTTTCTAACTACCTCTGAAGTCGAAGTAATTCTTAGACAGGTCTTCGCGTGTCGGTTGCTCGCTCCCGAGGCTTGCCCAGGCGTAGACGAAGTAGGAAAAGTTTTCGCCGCTTCCTTTCATCTTCATACGAGAATAAACAACCCTCAACTGGCAGCTGATATTTGGGCATCGTTATTAAGTGCGGCCGAAACCGCAATTAAGACTGCGGCGGATAAAGGAATACTTGGTGCGCATGAAACCCTCTCCTCCTTACGTCACGAAAAGCTTATATCCTGTGTTTCTGACATACAGGCTAATCTCGATTTACTCACGGGGAAAATTCCACATCTCTCGGCCATTATGGAATTCGAGGAGAAATACCGCGCGCAGGTTGCTGAACGCTTTCATCTCATCAGTCCCCCAAATTTTGAACGCAACAAGCGATTCCCTATAGCTGAATTATATGTCGATCCTACATTCTCCACCGACTATGAGGGTGGCTTTCAGCTTAGTTTAGAGACCGAGGATCTTCTTGATCGAATGCACCGAGCCGTGATCCTTGGCAATCCAGGAGGCGGGAAGACCACTTTTGCAAGTAAACTGGTTTTCGATTTTTCAACCACTTCCAGATTCCAGGGTCGCCAAGTTACGCCCATCGTCGTCGTTCTTCGCGATTTCGGGGTTGACCAACGCGACCGTGGAAGCTCAATCATTCAGTTCATGATTTCCAAATGCAATGCCATATATCAACTCAACCCACCGCCCTTTGCACTCGAATATATGCTAAGGAATGGACGGGCGATGGTGATTTTCGATGGGATTGATGAGCTTCTGGAAACAGCTCAACGTCAAGAGGTTAGAGATGCAGTTGAGGCCTTTTGTAATCTTTATCCATCGGCACCTACCTTGGTGACATCTAGGCAGATTGGATATGAGCAAGCACCGCTTGATCCACAGCGCTTTGATGCGTTTAAACTCAACGAGTTCGGGGACGAGCAGGTTGAAGATTATGTTCAGAAGTGGTTCTTAGTCGATGACAATCTCGATGAGCGAGAAAAGAAGGAACTTGCACTCGCTTTTTTGCAAGAGAGCCAGAGCGTACCGGATCTTCGTTCAAATCCATTGATGTTGGGCCTTATGTGCAGCATCTATCGCGAAGAAAATTTCATACCGGCTAACCGGCCCGAAGTATACAAGAAATGTGCAATGATGCTGTTTGAACGTTGGGATCGCAGCAGGCGCATCAAGACTACCTTCAGCTATGAAGATGATCTTAGTCCCTTGATGGCGTATCTTGCTCATTGGATATATGCGGACAAGAAGCTTCAGGGTGGTGTTACAGGGAATCAACTGGTCGGGAAGGCAGCAGACTATCTCCGCTCGCGCTTCGCCACAAGTGAAAAGGCCCGTGCCACCGCGGAAGAGTTTATTGAGTTTTCGAAGGGCCGAGCCTGGATATTTACGGATACAGGAACCTCAGAGTCGGGCGATAGTCTATATCAGTTCACCCATCGAACTTTTCTTGAATATTTTACGGCCCTATTCCTGTTTAGAACGAATCCTAGGCCAGCTGATCTCCTCGGCGTGCTTTTACCCAAGATCACCAAACGTGAGTGGGACATGGTAGCGCAACTGGCATTTCACATTCAGAGTCGGGAGACCGAGGGCGCTGCTGATGCTCTAATGAAAGCTTTGATAATGTTCGGCGCCGGGCCGAGCCCAGAGCGCGTTAACACGATATCGTTTGCAGCACGATGTCTCGAGTTTATCCGTGTAGCTCCAGACATCGCTCAAGCACTGACCAATGCGGCTTTCGATATCTATTTAGCCGTGCGCTCTCAGTTATTGTCAGCCCCGCCCTTACCTGAGTTGAAGTCTAGTGAAGAGGATCCGCTAGAATTTCTTTTCGGTAACCTCATGCGCGCCCAAATTGCGGCACGCGAGAGCATCGCAGAAGCGCTCTTGAATTTGTTCGTTCAAACAATCAGTGGTCAAAACGAGGTTCAAGCAGCAATAGGATGCGAAGCCCTATTTCGGATTGTGGCTAGCTATCGGCGTGCAACCCTCATTCCCAGGGACCATCGACCACATACAAATGCAGCAAGGGCGGAAGTCGAAGAATACTGGAGAGCATTCCGCCTGAAAGTATTTCGCATCTGCGCGCCCAAAATTCGCGAACTTGCAATGAAGTACGCCTTTATCGCGAGAGCTGCCTACATGATCGGATACATGGACTTGGTATACATGCTAAGGGACCACGGAGTAGGAGCCATTTTCGAGGAACAGCCTTCAAGCTTTCGGCAATGCTATTACACCGCGTTAGGACAGCGAATATTGTTCCATTTTACAGAATATGATCGAGAGCTGTGTCGCAGTTTATTCTCTGATGAGGTCGAAGACCTATCTCAAATTGGAAGCGCTCTCAGCGCCGCGCCGCTGCCTTGGGCCAACTCGGCATCTTATGCCCGCCTAATAAAAAGCTGGGGCCGCGGCACGTACCGCGAACCGGAGGTAAAGGTGGATTTTGTGCCTCTGAATGCAGACGCTCTTTTTGGCTTGTTTGCTTTAGCTGCAGCTGCAGCTGAGACTCTGTGCCAAGTTAGCGGTCAGGAAGTCGCCTTCAATGCATTCAAGCGCCTTAAACTCGAAGAGCGAGCACCCATTATGGAGGTCATCGTGAAATGGTTTTCGCGTGAGCCCACTGATATCGAGAAATTGACCGAGAATTCGAGGCTTAGTGCTCAGCAGATACAGATCATCAGCGATTGGCTGAACCATAAGGTTAAGCTTCTCAGTGGAGAATCGTCACAAAATTCCTCATCCGGGGAACATGGCGAAGAACCTACCGGTGAGAGCCTGGAAGCATAA
- a CDS encoding NAD(P)/FAD-dependent oxidoreductase: MTQHVTRPRVVVIGAGFAGLNAAKALANAPVDVTVVDRKNHHTFQPLLYQVALAVLSPAEIASPVRTVLRHAANTEVLLGEVKGFDLQKRLVLLDDLNLPYDYLIIAAGATHAYFGHPEWEEFAPGLKTLEDATEIRRRILMAFETAERELFAKRTPPPLNFVVVGAGPTGVELAGAISDIAGRHLTKEFRSIDPRQSRIILLEGGPRVLPTYPADLSASAERQLKDMGVEVRTNAMVTNIEQGVVSVGKEKIPASVILWGAGVSASPLGKMLGVPVDKAGRVIVQPDLTVPGHPEVFVAGDLASATRHNGQPVPGVAPAAIQMGKFAARQIKRSVEGKPREKFEYLDKGSLATIGRSRAVADFGKLHISGYFAWLAWLFIHLLFLIGFRNRLFVLSEWAWAYLTYNHSARLITDPAEKDHVETPKAKAG, encoded by the coding sequence ATGACACAGCACGTTACTAGACCTCGGGTGGTGGTCATTGGGGCGGGTTTTGCCGGGCTGAACGCTGCCAAGGCCCTGGCCAATGCCCCTGTGGACGTAACCGTGGTGGACCGCAAGAACCACCATACCTTCCAGCCGCTGCTTTATCAGGTGGCGCTGGCAGTGCTTTCACCCGCTGAAATTGCCTCTCCCGTGCGTACCGTGCTGCGCCACGCCGCCAATACTGAGGTTTTGCTGGGTGAAGTAAAAGGCTTTGATCTGCAAAAACGGCTTGTCCTGTTGGACGATCTGAACCTGCCTTACGATTACCTGATCATTGCCGCCGGGGCTACTCACGCCTATTTTGGCCATCCGGAATGGGAGGAATTTGCCCCTGGCCTAAAAACGCTGGAAGACGCCACCGAAATCCGCCGCCGTATCCTGATGGCCTTTGAGACCGCTGAGCGCGAACTGTTTGCCAAGCGCACGCCGCCGCCGCTGAATTTTGTGGTCGTCGGTGCAGGACCCACAGGCGTTGAGTTGGCGGGCGCGATCTCTGACATTGCTGGTCGGCATTTGACAAAAGAATTTCGCTCGATCGATCCGCGCCAGTCGCGCATTATTTTGCTGGAAGGCGGACCGCGCGTTTTGCCTACGTATCCAGCAGATCTTTCCGCCAGCGCGGAGCGCCAGCTAAAAGATATGGGCGTCGAAGTCCGCACCAACGCCATGGTCACCAACATTGAGCAAGGTGTTGTTTCCGTGGGCAAAGAAAAGATACCTGCGTCGGTCATTCTCTGGGGCGCTGGCGTTTCCGCATCGCCGCTGGGTAAAATGTTGGGCGTCCCCGTCGACAAAGCCGGACGCGTGATTGTTCAGCCTGATCTCACGGTGCCGGGACATCCTGAAGTTTTTGTCGCTGGCGATCTTGCTTCAGCAACGCGGCACAACGGCCAACCGGTTCCGGGTGTTGCTCCGGCAGCAATCCAGATGGGCAAGTTTGCTGCCCGCCAGATCAAACGATCTGTAGAAGGCAAGCCGCGCGAGAAGTTTGAATATCTGGATAAAGGCAGTCTGGCGACGATCGGGCGTTCACGCGCTGTAGCCGATTTCGGCAAGCTGCATATCTCTGGCTATTTTGCGTGGCTGGCATGGCTGTTCATCCACTTGCTGTTCCTAATAGGCTTCCGCAACCGGCTTTTTGTGCTTAGCGAGTGGGCGTGGGCTTATCTCACCTATAACCACAGCGCCAGGCTCATCACTGATCCGGCTGAAAAGGATCATGTGGAAACACCGAAAGCGAAGGCCGGCTAG
- the efp gene encoding elongation factor P: MAALIDAIDIKRKMFFELDGTPFHCLDVEVNTPTARGGQTLVRIKMRNLLTRAVFDKTFKASDKFKEPDLEMVPASLLYSDADGYYFMDQESFETLTLSQEMIGDAQDFLGEGLIIQVHKFNGNPIGLQLPPHVELTIAQTEPGVRGDSSGGNVTKPATLETGLEIRVPLFIKEGEKVKVSTETREFVARA; encoded by the coding sequence ATGGCCGCACTGATTGATGCCATTGACATCAAGCGCAAAATGTTTTTTGAACTGGACGGAACGCCCTTCCACTGCCTTGACGTGGAGGTGAACACGCCAACCGCCCGCGGCGGGCAGACGCTTGTCCGCATAAAGATGCGCAACCTGCTGACCCGCGCCGTTTTTGACAAGACCTTCAAAGCCAGTGACAAATTCAAGGAACCCGACCTGGAGATGGTCCCGGCATCTTTATTATATAGCGACGCGGACGGATATTACTTTATGGATCAGGAGAGCTTTGAGACCCTTACGCTGTCACAAGAGATGATTGGCGACGCGCAGGATTTTCTTGGCGAAGGCCTCATTATCCAGGTGCATAAGTTCAACGGCAATCCCATTGGCCTGCAACTGCCTCCGCATGTGGAGTTGACGATTGCCCAGACGGAGCCGGGCGTGCGCGGGGATTCATCCGGCGGCAACGTGACCAAGCCCGCGACGCTGGAAACCGGGCTGGAAATCCGAGTGCCTCTTTTTATTAAAGAGGGTGAGAAGGTAAAGGTGTCCACGGAGACGCGGGAATTTGTGGCCAGGGCGTGA
- a CDS encoding BON domain-containing protein — MPRVSQLFLVAVFLLFVPPSLRSQDLNLKPAGSLTTYASNFQGETPLPQQENPDANRRIRDSIRDLLSSDPVLSGASVEATVDDKNITLTGTVKSHVQHQRVLQLVDQYRRWRNVVDQIK, encoded by the coding sequence ATGCCCCGTGTCTCACAGTTGTTTCTAGTCGCTGTTTTTCTTCTCTTTGTCCCACCGTCGTTGCGGAGTCAGGACCTCAACCTTAAACCTGCAGGCTCGCTCACAACTTATGCCAGCAACTTCCAAGGGGAGACCCCGCTCCCGCAGCAGGAAAACCCTGATGCCAATCGCAGAATTCGCGATTCCATCCGGGATCTGTTGAGCAGTGACCCGGTGCTCAGCGGCGCCAGTGTGGAAGCCACTGTCGACGACAAGAACATCACGCTTACCGGGACCGTGAAGAGCCATGTGCAACATCAGAGAGTCTTGCAACTGGTGGACCAGTACCGTCGCTGGCGCAATGTCGTGGATCAGATCAAATAG
- a CDS encoding cytochrome-c peroxidase, whose protein sequence is MSNHSVRAFKHVFAVLLFIVVVSSAIYLSAQVSDVQVNTVALKLFRPLPSVMDSPDNPVTDAKVKLGRMLYYETRLSAGQDISCNTCHALDAYGAEPEPVSTGHKGQKGNRNAPTVYNAAGHFVQFWDGRAPDVEEQAKGPVLNPAEMAMPSDAAAVRTLESMPEYVALFRQAFPKEKSPVTFNNMALAIGAFERGLVTPSRWDRFLTGDNSALTRAEKRGFNKFVDAGCPSCHNGAYVGGNSFQKLGIVEPWPNESDLGRHKITKQDADKLVFKVPSLRNITKTAPYFHDGSVATLEEAIRRMSVHQRGSHLSDAEVKSIVTWFGALTGQIPFDYIKQPALPKSSPGAPVLPSD, encoded by the coding sequence ATGTCAAATCACAGTGTGCGCGCTTTCAAGCATGTTTTTGCGGTCCTCCTTTTCATCGTCGTTGTGTCCTCGGCGATTTATCTTTCGGCCCAGGTGTCCGATGTCCAGGTAAATACCGTGGCGTTGAAGCTGTTCCGTCCGCTTCCCTCGGTTATGGATTCGCCTGACAATCCTGTCACCGATGCAAAGGTGAAACTTGGCAGGATGCTGTATTACGAAACGCGCTTGTCAGCAGGGCAGGATATTTCGTGCAATACGTGTCATGCGCTGGATGCGTATGGTGCGGAGCCAGAACCAGTTTCAACCGGCCATAAGGGCCAGAAAGGAAATCGCAACGCTCCCACGGTTTATAACGCTGCAGGGCACTTTGTGCAGTTCTGGGATGGTCGCGCACCCGACGTCGAAGAGCAGGCCAAGGGCCCGGTCTTGAACCCGGCTGAGATGGCAATGCCTTCCGATGCTGCTGCCGTCAGGACGCTGGAATCAATGCCGGAGTATGTGGCGTTGTTCCGGCAAGCGTTTCCGAAGGAGAAGTCTCCCGTCACTTTCAATAACATGGCACTCGCAATTGGCGCATTCGAGCGTGGTCTGGTCACTCCATCACGATGGGACCGCTTTTTGACCGGAGACAATTCTGCTCTTACCAGAGCTGAAAAGAGAGGATTCAACAAGTTCGTGGATGCAGGCTGCCCCTCATGCCACAACGGCGCATACGTTGGCGGTAACAGTTTTCAGAAACTGGGGATTGTTGAACCATGGCCGAATGAGTCTGACCTGGGACGTCACAAGATAACGAAGCAGGATGCCGATAAATTGGTCTTCAAGGTGCCTTCGCTGCGAAACATCACAAAAACTGCACCGTATTTCCATGACGGATCGGTTGCTACGCTTGAGGAGGCAATTCGGCGCATGTCTGTGCACCAGCGCGGAAGCCATCTCTCAGATGCAGAAGTAAAATCAATTGTGACCTGGTTTGGCGCCCTGACTGGCCAAATTCCGTTCGATTACATCAAACAGCCCGCGTTGCCAAAGAGCAGCCCCGGGGCACCGGTACTTCCTAGCGACTAG
- a CDS encoding DUF2059 domain-containing protein: MKNLLVSLLLCLALCATGLAQNPADQPATKADVDRYLEAVHSHEMMDQMVVAMSKPIQKMLHEQYEKNKDRLPADFEARSSKEMEDMLKDIPWDDMLEAMVPAYQKHFTKADLDALTAFYSSPTGQKVMREMPGLMADSMEIMMPIINKHVEKVSHRLQDEVLATLKESEKPQIPPSGPTK, encoded by the coding sequence ATGAAGAATCTTTTAGTTAGCTTGCTTCTATGTCTCGCGCTTTGCGCAACTGGACTGGCACAGAATCCTGCCGATCAGCCAGCCACCAAAGCGGACGTCGACCGATATCTGGAGGCCGTTCATTCGCACGAGATGATGGACCAGATGGTGGTAGCTATGTCTAAGCCCATACAAAAGATGCTGCATGAACAATACGAAAAGAACAAAGATAGATTGCCTGCGGATTTTGAAGCGCGCAGCAGCAAAGAAATGGAAGACATGCTTAAAGACATACCGTGGGACGATATGCTGGAAGCCATGGTACCCGCGTATCAGAAGCATTTCACCAAGGCCGACTTGGACGCTTTAACTGCCTTCTATTCCTCACCCACGGGGCAGAAAGTGATGCGAGAAATGCCAGGGCTTATGGCAGATTCAATGGAAATCATGATGCCTATCATCAACAAACACGTTGAAAAGGTGTCACATCGCCTGCAGGACGAAGTGCTTGCCACACTGAAGGAATCAGAGAAGCCCCAGATTCCGCCGTCAGGACCAACAAAGTGA
- a CDS encoding type IV pilus twitching motility protein PilT: MHIDDLLRIAMERKASDLHLKVGNYPHVRVDGELVPLTEQPRVSAEDMLNMAFSMMSNRQKQKFKEVAELDMAYGVAGLGRFRVNVFQQRGNVGLVLRVIPTKIRALEELYLPKVIEHICEEARGLVLVTGVTGSGKSTTLAAMLDRINSSRSEHIITIEDPIEFLHRDKKGFVNQREVEVDTPSFGSALRASLRQDPDVILVGEMRDLETISTALHAAETGHLVFSTLHTLDAVETINRIIAVFPPPEQKQVRMQLGATLRAVVSQRLVKRADGAGRVPATEVLISTAFVRECIMTPEKTRLIHEAIGAGTSQYGMQTFDQSLYDLYSQGLVSYETALENASNPDDFKLKVQGIHSTADAAREQMEQAGFSAGRA; this comes from the coding sequence ATGCACATTGATGATCTGCTTAGAATTGCGATGGAGCGTAAGGCTTCCGACCTTCATCTAAAAGTTGGCAACTATCCGCACGTGCGCGTTGACGGCGAACTTGTGCCGCTTACCGAACAGCCGCGCGTTTCCGCGGAAGACATGTTGAACATGGCTTTCAGCATGATGTCCAACCGGCAAAAACAAAAGTTCAAAGAAGTGGCCGAACTCGATATGGCCTATGGCGTCGCCGGCCTGGGACGTTTCCGTGTAAACGTCTTTCAGCAGCGCGGCAACGTCGGACTGGTACTGCGCGTGATTCCCACCAAGATCCGCGCCCTTGAAGAACTTTATCTCCCTAAAGTAATTGAACACATTTGCGAAGAGGCCCGCGGACTGGTGCTGGTAACCGGCGTGACCGGTTCAGGTAAATCAACCACACTGGCCGCCATGCTGGATCGCATCAATTCCAGCCGCTCTGAGCACATTATTACGATTGAAGACCCTATCGAATTCCTTCATCGTGATAAGAAAGGTTTTGTCAACCAGCGTGAAGTGGAGGTGGACACTCCCTCGTTCGGGTCAGCCTTGCGAGCTAGTTTGCGTCAGGACCCGGACGTGATCCTGGTGGGCGAAATGCGCGATCTGGAGACGATTTCCACCGCGCTGCACGCCGCCGAAACCGGTCACCTAGTTTTCTCAACACTGCATACATTGGATGCAGTTGAAACCATCAACCGTATCATCGCTGTATTTCCTCCACCGGAGCAGAAGCAAGTGCGTATGCAGCTTGGCGCCACATTGCGGGCCGTCGTCAGCCAGAGACTTGTTAAGCGCGCTGACGGTGCAGGCCGCGTCCCAGCCACCGAGGTACTGATCTCTACCGCGTTTGTCCGCGAGTGCATCATGACCCCGGAAAAGACGCGCCTGATACATGAGGCCATTGGCGCCGGCACCTCTCAGTACGGTATGCAGACGTTCGACCAGTCCCTCTACGATTTGTACTCGCAAGGCCTGGTCAGCTATGAAACCGCCCTGGAGAACGCCAGCAATCCGGACGACTTCAAGCTCAAAGTGCAAGGCATCCATTCCACAGCCGATGCCGCACGCGAGCAAATGGAGCAAGCCGGATTTAGCGCCGGAAGAGCGTAG
- a CDS encoding RecX family transcriptional regulator yields the protein MRTVAELKRLMRQRVPKDERGHLLVEMVVLRLKEQKYLNDTNYAAAYSSFRRDNEKFGKRRVITDLKVKGVHADVIEKVVDETYAAVNEEELARAYLKRKRLKKPANEKDAARIFRGLMRAGFGVGIAVKVLKNWHVDDELLTALQEEAEET from the coding sequence ATGCGGACCGTCGCCGAGCTGAAGCGGCTGATGCGCCAACGCGTTCCCAAAGATGAGCGCGGCCATCTGCTGGTGGAAATGGTTGTCCTGCGGTTGAAAGAGCAGAAGTACCTGAATGACACGAATTATGCCGCTGCATATTCCAGTTTTCGCCGCGACAATGAGAAATTCGGCAAGCGCCGCGTGATCACAGACCTGAAAGTGAAAGGCGTGCATGCGGACGTAATCGAAAAGGTAGTGGATGAAACGTACGCGGCCGTGAATGAAGAAGAGCTGGCGCGGGCCTATCTGAAGCGCAAACGGTTGAAGAAGCCCGCTAACGAAAAAGACGCGGCAAGAATCTTTCGCGGGCTGATGCGGGCCGGATTTGGCGTGGGAATTGCCGTTAAGGTGCTCAAGAATTGGCACGTCGACGACGAATTGCTGACGGCGCTGCAGGAAGAAGCGGAAGAAACATAG